A stretch of Ipomoea triloba cultivar NCNSP0323 chromosome 13, ASM357664v1 DNA encodes these proteins:
- the LOC116001213 gene encoding uncharacterized protein LOC116001213 — protein MVKWAIELTQYGLEYKLRPSIKAQALADFIVECSTKVSAGDRSLINDQTDWWILNADGAASSKHCGGGVMLTSPEGFKVYYALIYKFKASNNEAKYEAVIGGVRLAIALGARKVRIRMDSRLVVGQIKGTFEAKGENMRLYKDVVEGLLTKLETYEIHHVPRLENQEADILSKLSLGGIPDHLKRICKTEIVDMPSTETLVISAVFPLEVRTPDDWIEELVKYITQAELPNDPEKAAKIKRRAPTYVILDGQLYKKSFGGPLLKCLLPQQAQEVMEEVHQGVCAAHQGANNLTRKLIIQGYYWPSMVQDCIQKVLHCEVCQKFAQKKTRPATFYTPITIAIPFARWGVDLLGPLPMAPGRHKFCIVAIDYFTKWIEAEPLVTITEYQCRRFLWRKVIYRFGFPEHLVTDNGRQFDNQAFTEFCSTYAIRHTKVSVAYP, from the coding sequence ATGGTAAAATGGGCGATAGAGTTAACACAATATGGCTTGGAATACAAACTGCGTCCCTCGATAAAAGCTCAAGCCTTGGCAGATTTCATAGTGGAATGTTCAACCAAGGTGTCTGCGGGCGATCGATCCTTAATCAATGACCAGACTGATTGGTGGATATTGAACGCAGATGGAGCAGCCAGTTCAAAGCACTGTGGAGGAGGAGTTATGTTAACATCCCCAGAAGGTTTCAAGGTATATTATGCCTTAATATACAAGTTCAAGGCTTCTAATAATGAGGCCAAATATGAAGCCGTGATTGGGGGTGTGCGACTGGCAATTGCTTTAGGTGCTCGAAAAGTTCGGATTCGCATGGATTCCAGGCTAGTAGTTGGACAAATTAAAGGAACTTTCGAGGCCAAAGGAGAAAACATGAGGTTGTACAAAGATGTTGTCGAAGGGCTGCTCACCAAATTGGAAACTTATGAAATCCATCATGTGCCGCGGTTGGAGAATCAGGAGGCCGACATCCTATCCAAGCTATCCTTGGGAGGGATACCCGACCACCTGAAGCGAATATGCAAGACAGAGATAGTTGATATGCCAAGTACGGAAACTCTGGTAATCTCCGCAGTGTTCCCCCTAGAGGTGCGGACCCCGGATGATTGGATTGAAGAGTTAGTTAAGTATATTACTCAAGCTGAACTCCCTAATGATCCCGAAAAAGCAGCTAAGATAAAAAGAAGAGCACCAACATATGTGATATTAGATGGACAGCTGTACAAAAAGTCTTTTGGCGGACCTCTGCTTAAGTGTCTACTGCCCCAGCAAGCTCAAGAAGTGATGGAAGAAGTTCATCAAGGGGTTTGTGCTGCTCACCAAGGAGCTAACAATCTGACCAGGAAGTTGATCATTCAGGGATACTACTGGCCTAGTATGGTTCAAGACTGTATCCAAAAAGTTTTACACTGTGAGGTATGTCAAAAGTTCGCACAGAAGAAAACTCGACCGGCTACTTTTTACACCCCTATCACCATTGCAATTCCCTTTGCTCGATGGGGGGTGGACCTTCTCGGACCATTACCTATGGCCCCTGGTCGACACAAGTTCTGCATCGTGGCTATAGATTATTTCACCAAATGGATCGAAGCTGAACCGCTGGTCACCATCACTGAGTACCAATGTAGAAGGTTCTTATGGAGAAAGGTCATCTATCGCTTTGGTTTTCCAGAACATCTGGTTACTGATAATGGTCGGCAATTTGACAATCAAGCATTCACCGAGTTCTGCTCAACATATGCCATCCGACACACCAAAGTCTCGGTAGCTTATCCTTAG